A genomic segment from Plasmodium sp. gorilla clade G2 genome assembly, chromosome: 3 encodes:
- a CDS encoding TVN-junction protein 1, which produces MKVGIVFFGLIFFVVLGACNNVKEKIFKNIKKRTKFIILNEPIVDLSFSENLFHTLLFDLDVDKNLYTLDESLLNLENLNYSSIFRLLVDTYKNIKENRDDNENIRYIFLGTSFSRIHPLNFEYFLRKLNKYIYNENVYEKGKVDIKGILNEYNNEIEEKKIQKEKLNKIKDKNNNDNIYNDDIDVHEVLEDIIRKEKKFFLNDDDNDSNDKYILKTDEDNKYKGFFIGYGFNDEMPSVIHHYNFDKNFLFPSLNSGILLDITLLKNIYEVSNVLLSRNEMDESIHIDYIYEVTKYIKENLRVNLTHSENVCLNEEQNIHLLDHDPNNFEIYKYYQVLNLFKDYNKNTQEEKYEVIGHEGISESNEDTNNKNNNNNYSYNEDALVELLLSYFNVFYPISTCMCYSIRSKHESLMDYDKYHMINLENDIKLKHYIKETEDIHFNSIEEYKMKLNRINYKYDTLLEENENLITHKNILIGIKTSINTEEERIPHIKNTYDNKENTQLIFNTFNYDNKLKEKNTFGFYNNSLLQNALENDNIDLDIIYMSDKESDKYDNLYFNSKVTSKEGLCEKLKHMIYYYYEEYVMKNSEKKYFFIADDDTFVNVKNLIDVTNLTLNTCSHSKKYMYDKYIKSYDFVKENESLFLQNFPKKTLFLYSYLKDTFDKTIQTLKKYDYVPKYCQGGVITKNNANNNNDDDIVSDVNGDKNEVNIINNNNNNNNNNNNNNNNNNIYNSRAKSIPIYLGRRYSYNTFSTNSNEYFYDYLTGGAGILINDETARRIYECKECTCPSTNSSMDDIIFGKWAKELNILAINFEGYFQNSPLDYNKKYINTVVPITYHRLNRNRTIKESRDMYFNYLVNYSRNDKQQNKDIYIDYLDRNHKNMIDNVFHYFYYLNMYDQKNKVVTKIQHNQHIDTKMNKSDNTQKLNNTQREKIQNTDKNINGDENNYNVDNIENIDDIINMVESVDDENVEHNKKETDNQKNDHNDENTTNVKNQTINTNVDNNEDTTKKIKKMNEKIYNKMQESDKYKQLFDINKFFKKEIEGHPYFQKIKKKNEKAKKEKEKMNQLNKQKAYTNNYFHSSNMQGNFNEQKMGNNQNVDNQENNIFEQRPEIEEDAINPMDYEEYMENLSNFEDDGEPYEEYDDYDDFVNTINSEKFKINDQNKHLYEQIKDIAQPPVQNSNTFDFDTDEL; this is translated from the coding sequence atgaaagTGGGAATAGTATTTTTTGGTTTAATCTTTTTTGTAGTACTAGGAGCTTGTAACAATGTGAAGGAAAAGatttttaagaatattaagaaaagaacaaaatttataatattgaatGAACCTATAGTAGATTTAAGTTTTAGCGAGAATTTATTTCATACgttattatttgatttagATGTAGATaagaatttatatacattagaTGAGAGTTTATTAAATCTTGAGAATTTGAATTATTCTTCAATATTTCGTTTACTTGTTGATacatataagaatataaaagaaaatagagatgataatgaaaatattcgatatatatttttaggtACATCATTTTCAAGAATTCATCCTTtaaattttgaatattttttgagAAAgctgaataaatatatatataatgagaaTGTATATGAAAAGGGTAAGGTGGATATTAAAGgaatattaaatgaatataataatgagattgaagaaaagaaaattcaaaaagaaaaacttaATAAGATAAaagataagaataataatgataatatttataatgatgatattgACGTACATGAAGTGTTAGAAGATATTattagaaaagaaaagaaattctttttaaatgatgatgataatgatagtaatgataaatatattttaaaaactgatgaagataataaatataaaggatTTTTTATAGGATATGGTTTTAATGATGAAATGCCATCTGTAattcatcattataattttgataagaattttttatttccttctTTAAATAGTGGtatattattagatataacattattaaagaatatatatgaagtttcaaatgtattattatctagAAATGAAATGGATGAATCTATTCATAtagattatatttatgaagttacaaaatatataaaagaaaatttaagAGTAAATTTAACACATTCTGAAAATGTATGTTTAAATGAAGAACagaatattcatttattagaTCATGATCCTAATAATTtcgaaatatataaatattatcaagTCTTAAACTTATTTAAAgattataataagaatacaCAAGAAGAGAAATATGAAGTAATAGGACATGAAGGAATATCTGAAAGTAATGaggatacaaataataaaaataataataataattatagttATAATGAAGATGCTCTTGTAGAATTGTTACTTTCCTATTTTAATGTATTCTATCCAATTTCTACATGTATGTGTTATTCTATTCGATCTAAACATGAATCTCTAATGGATTATGATAAGTATCATATGATAAATttagaaaatgatataaaattaaaacattatataaaagaaaccgaagatatacattttaatagtattgaagaatataaaatgaaactTAATCGTATTAATTATAAGTATGATACATTattagaagaaaatgaaaatttgattacacataaaaatatattaataggtATAAAAACCAGTATTAATACAGAAGAAGAAAGAATAccacatattaaaaatacatatgataataaagaaaatacacaattaatatttaatacatttaattatgataataaattaaaagaaaaaaatacatttggATTTTATAACAATTCTTTATTACAAAATGCAttagaaaatgataatatagatttagatataatttatatgtcaGATAAAGAAAgtgataaatatgataatttatattttaattctaAAGTAACATCAAAAGAAGGATTGTGTGAAAAATTAAagcatatgatatattattattatgaagaaTATGTGATGAAAAattcagaaaaaaaatatttctttatagcAGATGATGATACATTtgtaaatgtaaaaaatttaatagatGTAACTAATTTAACCTTAAATACATGTTCACattctaaaaaatatatgtatgataaatatatcaaatctTATGATTTtgttaaagaaaatgaatctttatttcttcaaaattttccaaaaaaaactttattcctttattcttatttgaAGGATACCTTTGATAAAACAATACAAACATTGAAGAAGTATGACTATGTGCCTAAATATTGTCAGGGTGGtgtaataacaaaaaataatgctaataataataatgatgatgatattgTCAGTGATGTAAATGGTGACAAGAATgaagtaaatataataaataataataataacaacaataataataacaataataataataataacaacaatatttataatagtaGAGCAAAATCTATACCTATCTACCTAGGAAGAAGATATTCTTATAATACATTTTCTACAAAttcaaatgaatatttttatgattacTTAACTGGAGGAGCTGGTATCTTAATTAATGATGAAACAGCTAGACGAATATATGAATGCAAAGAATGTACATGTCCCTCAACAAATTCTTCAATGgatgatattatatttggTAAATGGGctaaagaattaaatatattagcAATAAATTTTGAAGGATATTTTCAGAATTCTCCATtagattataataaaaaatatattaatactgTTGTACCTATTACATATCATAGATTAAATAGAAATAGAACAATAAAAGAATCAAGAGATATGTATTTTAATTATCTAGTAAATTATAGTAGAAATGATAAAcaacaaaataaagatatatatatagattatCTTGATagaaatcataaaaatatgattgataatgtatttcattatttttattatctaaatatgtatgatcaaaaaaataaagttgTCACAAAAATTCAACACAATCAACATATAGACactaaaatgaataaatcaGACAACacacaaaaattaaataatacccaaagagaaaaaattcaaaacacagataaaaatataaatggtgatgaaaataattataatgtagATAATATCGAAAATATTGATGATATTATCAATATGGTTGAAAGTgttgatgatgaaaatgtagaacataacaaaaaagaaacagaTAACCAAAAAAATGATCATAACGATGAAAATACTACAAATGTGAAAAACCAAACCATAAATACTAATGtagataataatgaagatactacaaaaaaaattaaaaaaatgaatgaaaaaatttataataaaatgcaAGAAAGTGATAAATACAAACAATTATtcgatataaataaattcttcaaaaaagaaatagaagGACATCcttattttcaaaaaattaaaaaaaaaaatgaaaaggcaaaaaaagaaaaagaaaaaatgaatcaattaaataaacaaaaagcttatacaaataattatttccATTCATCAAATATGCAAGGAAATTTTAATGAACAAAAAATGGgaaataatcaaaatgtaGACAatcaagaaaataatatatttgaacaACGTCCTGAAATAGAAGAAGATGCAATCAATCCAATGGATTATGAAGAATATATGGAAAATTTATCAAATTTTGAAGATGATGGAGAACCATATGAAGAATATGATGATTATGATGATTTTGTAAATACAATTAATTctgaaaaatttaaaattaatgatCAAAATAAACACTTATATGAACAAATCAAAGATATAGCACAACCACCCGTTCAAAATTCAAATACTTTTGATTTTGACACAGATGAgttgtaa